The DNA segment CTGAGACTGCCGGACGCCGAGGACCCCTGGGTGCTGGCTCCGGTCGCAAAGTTCGACGTGCGTTCGGGCGGCCGGCCTTCCGTGGAGTGGGAACTGCTCGTCGGATCCGAGACCTGCCGCGCAAAGAACGGCACGATCGTCATCGAGCCCGGTGTTCGCACGGCGGTGTTCAGCGGCGTGACCAACCCGGCCAGCCATCCGGTCCGGGGCGGCTACGCCCGACTCGCGGTGGACGTGCCCAAGGCCCGTGGAGGTGCGGCGTGAAGCCGGTGTTCCCCTATCCCACGCTCCTCGGCGATGTGTCGTGCGACGTCGTCTCGGTCGCTGTGGACGGAAAACCCCTCCCCTACACGAAGGTCTCGCCCACGGAGCGTGTGGTCGCCCTGCACCAATCCGGGCGCGCGGGCTGGGAGGCAGCGGTTCTGGACCTCCGCGTGACCCTTCCGCAAGCCGAGGTGCGGGACGGCCCCTGGCAGGACGTGAGCTGCCTGGCGGTTCTGACCGAGAAGGCCACCAACGCTCGCACGACCGCCCGGCTCCGCCCTGCCATGGACGGTCCCATGACCGGGTCGATCGCCCTGTCGCGCGTCGCCCACCTACGGCGTGCGACGTTGTCTCTGCTGGTCGTGGCGACCGTGGACGGAGTCCCGGGCCGCCTCGTTGGCTCCGCGGAGGACGACTGGTATATCGATCTCGAGGAGACGACGCCGGTCCGGCAACGAGAGATCGAGATCGTGGAAGTCGACTTCCGGGACGGCCCGCACCCGTGGTTGCGCCCCTTCAAGGAGTCTCCGTGGATCGTCGAGACCGCCGGTGACATGCCCACGGTCTACCTCAACACCGGGGCAGTCGAGGGCCTGATGGAGGTACTGAGGGGCCGCGGTGGCAGTCCGACGGAACGGGTGGTCCGCGAGGTGACCGCCTCTCAGATCGCCCAGGACGCATGGACCGCGATGTTCCACACGGCCGCCGGTGACTTGGAAACCGACGAGGACGGCACCCCGGTGATGCCCACGGGGTGGCGTGAGGCGGTACTGCGCACGATGCTGCCCGACGTGCTGCCCGGACGACAGCTCACCGACGCGCTGTACGAGATCAACGAACGCCGCGCGAAGGGCTTCGGATGGTCGGAACTGCAGACGGGCATCCAGTACGCGTCCGGTCGCCGCGCGCAGATCGCGAAGAAACTGACGCACGCGGTGCGCACCGTCGACCGCGCCGAGAGGAGCACCGACTGATGTCGCGTCGCGCACCCTTCGACGTCCCCGAGGTGCTCGGCCTGCTGCCCGACTCGGCCGTCGCCAAGCATCTGAGTCGTGGCATGCAGGCAGGCCAGGAGAACCCGCCCCAAGTGGTTCTGCGCAAGGCGAGCACGTCCTTCTCGGACAACGCGGCCCGATGGCGCAGCGCGCCCGTTCGGGAGCTCGTCGAGCAAGCCATGACGCGATTCGACGACGAGCGCAGCGCCGCCGACGGCTGGCTCGCTCCTCGCCTGCACGCCACCCTCCGCATGACGCGTTCCGAGGCCGGCGATCGCAGGCTGTGGAACCATATCGCGATGCTCGTCGCTCCCGACTACGTGGTCTGGCGCCACAAGGGAGCGGAGATCGCGCAGAGTTCCCGCTTCTGCGGACCGCACTACACGCAGTGTTTCTCCCGCTTGTGGTGGGTCGCCGAGCTCTTCCGGGACGGGCCCGACTACCGCCCCGTGCAGATCGCCTGCGCTGTCCAGGACGTCCTCAACACCACCCTGCGTCTGGATGTCATCGACCACCGGCCGACCGCGCAGGCCCTGGTACGCGTCTTCGACCGGCTGTTCTCGTCCGGTACGCCGCGCCCGGGCGATCACGTCAACGCGCTTTCCTCCGCCGTCAACGCCGCCGGCAGCACACTCGTCTACGACGTCCTGGCTCCCGACGCTTCCCCGCTCGTGGAGGAGCTCCACGACTGGATCGCCGCAGCGGAGGAAGCGGCGCCGGTTCGCTGGGATAGGTTGCCGGACGGGCCGGACGACGGTGGAGTGCAGGCCGGGGCGGTCGATGCACTCGTGCCCCTCTTCGACAAGCTCCTGGCCGAGGCTCCGCTTCGCCGTCGAGGCCGCGTGCCGGACGAGGAGGAAGACCTCACTCCGACGCCCACCGTCCCCGAGCAGCGGCAAGGAGTGAGCCTCGACAAGAATCTGCCACCTTGGATGCACCAGGGGTGAAGAGGCGGGCTCAGGCCTGTGTGTCGGTGTCGGTGTCGGTGTCGGCAGGAACGCCTTGCTCCCCCGCTCGCGATCGCCAGCGCAGGAGTTCTCCCCTGGCGTCCTGGGGGATGCCATGGTCGAGAGCGGCGCTCAGCACGTGCACACCGAACCACGGTGGTACCGCGTTGCCGATCTGTTGGGCCTGGTCGTTACCCCGCCACGGGTACCGGTAGGGGAATGTCTGGAAGACGCCGGCTTCCTCGTTGCTCAGGCGCTCCATCTCGGTCTCTCGGGCGTCCAGACCCACAATCCGGTTACGCTTCCACTTACCGGTGATGGTCGCGGACGGTTGGTCGGATTCTCGACGTCCCCGAGCCTTGGGGTCACCGCCACTGCCGTAGTTGGACACAACGCAGAACGGCATCGTGCGCGGGGTTGCCTCCTCCACGCACGCGTACACGTCCCGAAGAGCACCAGCCATCGACACCCAGGGCTCACGACCACCGGACACAACCTCACCAGCGCGCACTCCCTTGCGGTACTGGTGGTGCGTCGCGGCCAAGAAGTCCTTGGGAATCTCGGTATGCCGTGCCACGAGCACTGCCCGCCGACGTGTTTGAGGAACCCCGTACTGCTCCGTGTGATAGACCTTCGCCGAAGTCTGATACCCGACAGCCTTCAGCACCTTCTCGTACTCGTGCCAGACCTCGATGACGGAGGGCACCTGCTCGAGGACGATCACGTCGAACGGGCGAGGCTCGTTCTCCTCGTGGCGAGGACGAAGCATCGCCTCGAAGATCCACCGCAGAGGCTGGAGGACCAGCCCGGTCCGCTCGTCTTCGAGCTTGTCCAGTTCGCGCTGGATGTCCTCCCAGGTTTCCCCGTTCATCCCCGCCTTCTCACGCGTGTACCAAGCGTGCATGCGGTGGATGAATCCGGTGACGAGATCGAAAGCCTTGCGCCCCGAACCGCTTCCCGCGATGGAGAACGTCTGACAAGGGGGTCCCCCTGCCAGCACGGTGCAGTCCTTGAAGTCGGGGTGGTCCGGTCCGAAAAAACGGACGTCGCCGTGAACGGTCCTCAGGCCCGCGGCGAGCCTTGTGGCCACCGCGTCGTCGTCCCACTCGATGCCGATCGACGGAATACCGAGGACTTCCGCCCCCAAATCCAGCCCACCCGGCCCCGCGAAGAGGTCGACAATGTGCCAAGGCAGCCGTTGCGGCTGATCGGGTGGTGCGCTGGTCATGGTGGGGAAGTCTATCGGCCGGTCGACGCATGCCATCCCGCCTTCACCATTCACCCCTCCACGGATCACCGCCGATCCCCGGACCGCAGGACTGAAGCGATCGCTTCGCCCACCGCCTGCGCGAGAGGAGGAGGTGTGGCGTTACCCACCTGTCGATAGCGGGCCGTCTTGCGACCGGCGATGAACCACTCGGCAGGGAAGCCCTGCAACAAGGCCACCTGTTCGACGGTAAGAGGAACGCGTCCGCTCCGTCCGGCGACAGGATTCCAGGAGAAGTCGGCCCCTGGGACCAGATCCGCCACGGTCACCCCGTCCACGCCGATACGCTCCCACTTCCGCTTGGCGCCGGTCGGGCCGAGGTCCGCTCCCCCGCGATCCCAGGAGCCGCCGACGATGGTGGGGGCGATCACATCGGCCTGGGCAGCCCACCTGGCGGCGTCGGGCCACCCCCGCTCCCCCATGGAGTCCAGCAGAGTCCGTCCGACGGTCGGCGGGGGCCCCTGGTGCGGCTTGGGCCACTCGAATCGCTCGATCAGATCGTCCTTGAAAGCGACGAGCAGGCCCACTTCTCGGCTCTGCGGGACGCCGAAGTCCTTGGCGTTGAGGACGTGCCACCGGAATCGGTACCCAAGGTGGCCAAGCTCCTCCGCGACGGACGCGCGGATCGGTTCGTACTCGTCTTTCCGCACCAGGTCGGGCACGTTCTCCAGGAGGACTGCACGCGGCTGCACTCCGTAGATCAAGTCCACCGCGGCCCCGAGTACCGCGAGCTCCGCGTCGTCGCCTCTGGTGCGGGTGGCAGTCGCCGGGGACTTCACCCGCGGCAGACCACCCGAGAGCAGCTGGACATCGTAGACCTGCTGATCCTCCGCGGGATCGAAGGCTGCGAGATCCACTTCACGAACGTCCCAGCCCGGGCGGTTGGCACGCAGGGTCTCGCACGCGATCGGACGGTTGTCGAGAAGCAGCACGGGATCGAAGCCCGCGCGTTCGAGACCCAGCGCGAGGCCTCCCGCCCCGGCGCAGATCTCCAGCGCGGTGAGCCTGCCCGGCTGTGCCAGATCGCCGCGATCAGCGGCGAGCACCACGTTCCCCCCGATCATGATGGTGCCGCTCCCCCGTCGTCCCGAACACAGATCGTTCCCGCCCGCCGGCCGACCTGGTCGGCCGGCGGAATCCCCGTGATCGAGGTTACCGGCCGGCCGACCTGGCTGTGGGTCCTCCCGATCAGCGAGCGTCGATGATCGCTTGCCCCTCCTTGGCCGAGTCGATCGTCGTGAAGCGCACGACACGACCGTCGGCACGGCGGGCCGTGGAAGGGGCGACGAAAGAGAAGGCCATGGTGATCTTCTCCGGATCGAGGCGTCCGTCCTCGGCGATGGCGCCCCGATGCTTCGATTCGACCACGGGGTACACGATCACGACGCCGCGGCGGGGAGCGACGAGATTCTCCGTGCCGCTGTCGCCCGAATCCGCGAGACTCCCCGCGATGCGGAGCGGCACCGCACGGTGCTTGGGCTCGCTGATCGCACCGAAGAGAGGATCTCGTCGCCGATCGCGCCCGAACCACGCGAAGGAACGGTTGCCGGCCCCCAGGGCGAGACGCTGGCCGCGCTTCGTGTGCTGGGGGGCGATGACCAGCCAGTCGTCGACGTCCGGCGAGCCGCCCTCGTTGATCTCGGCCAGGTAGGCCAGATGCGGCTCGAACTGAGAGGGCGCCCCCCAGCGCACATCGCGAATCAGATCGAGGAATTCCGTCGTGCCGAGCCGCCCGATGAAGGCGTCGAATCGATGAGTGACGGCCTCGCGCGACCCTTCGGCGGGGAAGTGGTACGCAAGCGATGCGGGGGTGGGTGACAAGGCTTCCAGAACAGGGGTCCAGAGGTTGGTGTTGAACCGCACGTCGGTAGCCTTGGCCGGATAGGCCGTGGGCTCTTGCCACTCGCCCGGAGAGCGCAGCTCGACCAGTCGTGCGTTGTACATCTTGTTCGGGCTGGTCGGCTTGAGCCACGGCAGGTGCTGAGAGACCAGCGGTGGCACCTGATCGGGAGTGACCTGGGGCTTGCCATCGATCATCGTCGCGTACTGCTTCAGTTCCGTGCGGAACGTCTCTTCATCCAGACAGATCGCCTCGAAACCGGCATACAGGTCGATCTCCTTGGCTCCCATCGTCTCGGCACGGCCGAGAAACAGGCGTACGAGGTCCCGGTAGCCCTCCCGGAAGCCGAACCAACGGCCCATCTGCATGAGCGTGGAGGCATTGCCCGCTCGACGACGGAAATACGAGACGGTCAGCCCTTCGACGGTGAAACCACGTGCAAGTTTCTGCCCGCCTATGAGGATCTTCCAGATGGAGCGCTTGTCGAAATCGGCTTCGCCCGTCTCGATGTCCTTGTCGCCGTTGACGACGATGATGGGGTTGTCGTCACCGCCGATACGGGTGACGGCAGGCCCCACGTATGGAGCGAGTTCGTCGTACGAAGGCGGCACGGCGTGGCCGTCGGCGCGGACGGCCGACACGGGGGCGAGGTCCTTTTCGAAGAGCTCGCGCAGGCGCTGATGCCCCGTCGGCCCCATGTATCCCGCGTTCCACCACATCCCGGTCACCTTGCTCAGGAGTTCCCGGTGCACCTCGGTGCGTACCGACTCGTGAATGAGCATGGTGTGATGCTGGAAATACCGATCCCCCAGACCTCCGCGGTCCTCTCGGTACAGCTTCATCGCCGCCGTGAGGACGAACATGTCCATGGCCTGCTGGAGGCAGAAGTCGTCGTCCCCGTTTTCGTCGTGCACGGTGATGTTGCGAACGTGAGCGAGTTCGTTGGAGTTGGCGACGGTACGCTCCTCCTCCGGGACGGCCGAGTCGAGGTCGTGGAAGTCGCGGGCTCCCATGTAGCCGTCGGGGCGGGGCAACGAGACGATGAAGTCTTTGGGGAAGATGTCCTCGGCGTTGCTGGGATCGACGAATACGTTGGCGTACGGAGTGGCCGTGTAACCGACGTACTGGGCACGCGGCAAGAGCTGGAGCAGCTCCGAGATCTTCAGGTTGATGGCGCTGCGCTCGGCGTCGGGCTTGGTGAGGTTGGACGTGTTGACCGATGCCTCGTCGGACTCGTCATCGATGATCAGGACGGGAATCTCGGAGAGCGGCGTCTTGATCTTCTTGAGATCCTTCACCAGCTTTCCCAGCACGGTCTTGTGCTTCTTGACCACCATGAGACGCGCCGACGAACGGTGCAGGTTGCGCATGTCGTAGAGCGGGAGTGCCGGCTCCTGCTTCTCGAATTCGAGCGCGGTGATGCCCTGGAGAAGGCTCTTGTAGTCGTCGTCACGGGTGGTGAGGCGCACGATGTCGAACGCGCCGCGGGCGGAGGGAAGGTCGCCGAAACTCGTGAACTTACCTTGGATCCAGGCCGGGTCGTTGGCGTAGTCGGATTCGTATTCGGGGGCACCACGCAGGATGTTCTCCCGGCCGACCAGCTCCATGTCGAGGCGTCGTTGGGTTTGCGCGCGCAGCATGTTGAGGGTGCCGCCAAGGACGATGACCAGTCGGTAACCGGCGTCGACCGCCTTGGCGATGACACCCGCGAAGTTGGCGGTCTTACCCGACTGCACGTAGCCGACGACCAGTCCCTTGGATTGATAGGCCGACGACTGGGTCGGATCCGCCAAGCGCTCGACGACCGCGTCGGTTGCGACGTCGACGCTGGCCACGGCTTCCGGTACCCACCCCTTTCCCTCCAGGTAGGAACGGTACGCGGGCCAGTACCAGGGGCGTCCCTGGAGAGACTGCGGGGTGTACCAGGGAACGAACTCGTCGCTGATGACCACGGGGGCCTCGACGTGCGAGACGGGCACGAGACTGTCCAGCAGCTTGCGCGTCTCCTCGGAGAGGCCGAGCAGGCCGTAGACGTCGTCACGACGCTCCTGGGTCCGCTCGGTGGTGTCCGACCAACCCGGCCCCGGCAGGAAGTCCCAATCCGTCAGCTTCCGGCGCCACACCTCGACCAGAGGATCGGTCGGATGAGAGCGCTCGAGCGCGGCTCGCAGAACGTCTTCACTCGCCAGTTCCTCGGCTTCCGGGGACAGGCTCTCCGCCTGGTACTCCAGCGCGCGCACCAACTTCTTGGGACGGCTGGTGTGCATGTCCGCCAGAGCCGCGTTGAGCAGTTGCAGAAGGATCTCGTCGTTGGGGCTGTTGGTCATGGTCTTCCTCGGGGTACCGGGGGGGGAATCGTCGATGAGTGGAAAGGCGAAATCCGGTCAGGGCAGCGGCAGGTCGGACAGGTCGACAGAAGCTGGTGGTTCGGTGACGGACGGAAGGTCGGTGACGTCAACGACGTAGGTGACCCTGTCTATCCTCCCGGCCGCGCCGGCGGGCAGATCGTCGGCGGTGAGACGTGGCACGTCGGTCGCTCGGAGCACCAGGGGGCTGTCACGTGGCGTCCAACGCTCGTCGTCCGGCTGGTCGGGGTCCCAACCCGCGGCGGTGAGGAGCCCGTCCAGACGCCTGCGCAGGGAAATACCCTCGGCGGCAGCCGCGTCGCGGGCAGCCGACACCGAGTCCGTCAGCGTTCGGCCCCCGGCGCCGCCACGGGTCAACCGGAACGAAGCGAGCCAAAGCGACCGCCCAGGCGTTTCCGTCAACTGTCCGAGACCGTGGATAGTGTGCCTGCGCCGCTCCGACGCGGTGGTCTTGACCTCCAGGTCGGCCGATTCGAAGGCGAAATCGTGCTCTTCGCCGTTCGGCCCCACCCAGGCATCGAGTGCGGACTGCCACCCGATGGCATCGGCCACTCTCACCAGTACGGCGAGTTCGCCGTGGAGGCCCAGGCGCTTGTCGGGCGACAGACCACGAGGTCGGCCGAGGAGCGCGCTCCAGCCGTGCACCGTGTCGTCGAAGGCACGCTTGAAGTCCTTGCCGTCGACGACGATGCGATCAGCCACGGCCAGCAGGAGGTCGTGGAAGTCCCGGAGCAATTCCGGGTCCCGAGTCGTGATACGAGCCATGCGTCGGCCCCCGTGGAGTATCCGGTCGACACGGACGGCTGCCGGCGGCGAGTGCGGCACACGGTGCTTGCCCGCCAGTTCGACATGCAGGGCTATGCCCTGGCCACCGTCCGATATCTCGTAGGACACCAGGGGTTGGTCGCGCGTCGAAAGCCGGTAACTCGCACCGAGTCCGCGTCCGAGGTAGTGCTCCACCGTGGTCCACGGCAATTCGATCGCCTGCGGTTCCGGCGAGGTGAGGTTCTCGTCCGAGGATCCCGTCGCCCCGTCCAGCGGTACGCCCATCAGTCGGCCATCCGATCGAGCTCGGAGCGTGCGGCGGCGACCAGGACGGACTGCCACAGCTCGATGTTGTCCTTGAGACGGCTTCCCATGCGTTCGCGCTGGAACGCATCCTGCATCAGCAGATACATCAGGGACTTCACCATCGGGGCGTCGTTCGGCCCGTCGTTACGGCCGCCGAGCAGGGCGGCACGATAGTGCTGATTGAGCAGGAGCACATGAGCTTCCTGGTCGACTTCGAAGAACCGGTCGTTGGGCAGTTTCTGCCACCGGAACTGCAACGGCTCCTCGTGGTCCAGCAACGGCAGTTCCTCCTCTACCACCTGGCGGACCTGCGGGTCCATGCCTCGCCCCGGAGGAACGACAGCCCTTCGCGTGACACCGGCGCGCTTCCTCGCCTCTCGATACACGCGCTCGGCGTCCGAGAGGTAACCGGCGAACGTGCGTCCCAGGTCGTCCTCGGCACCGTCGAGGACGGAGACGAACTCCGGGGAGGCCTGGACTCCCTCCTTCTTCACGGTGAGCCGGAATACGTTGCCTTCGGGATCATCCGGCAGATCGACGGCCACACGCGCCAGGGCAAGGTGCTGCTCCGGCTGACGGAAGTTGTTCCAGCCGCCTGCCTGCACCAGTCGATCATTGCGGTAGAAGTAGAACCCCTCCTTCTCGACGACCGCTCCGAAGGCTTTGTACTCGTCGAGCGACGAACGCGGAGGCCAGATGTGGGCGCGGAGGGACACCGGCCCCAACGCGGGGACGTCCGCGGTGAACGTGCTCGGATAGGTGGAGTCTCCCGGAACCGGGTATCCGAAGGGATCGAGCGCCTCCACACCGTAATTCGCGTACTCGACGCCGGTCCGGACGTCCTGGACCGAGATGGTGATGTGGAAGTCGTCTCGCGCTAGGAAACGGTGCAGGCACAGCCCCAGGTGAAGGCCCAACTTGTTGACGGTGCGGTGCAGATAGCGGTCGGTCTGGCCGCCGCCACCGTGCTTGGGGAAGTCCTTGACGCCGTCCCAGCGGACGACGGTGCCCTGAAACCCGATCGGACGCCCCTGATAGAAGTCGACGAAATCCTGGGCGAAATCGGGGTCGATGATGTCGCACTGGAAGCCCTGCTTGGCGTGTTCCATAAGCCAGCGCCGCCCGACGGGACGGGTCCGCTTGGTGCGGCTCACCACGGTCACGGAGTCGGCGTGACTGAGCGACGCGGACTTCAGACCGGTACCGAACATGCCCAGGGATCTCTTGTCGTAGCCGCGGCGGCCACCCACGGTCATCGCGATGTCGAGCTCCTCCTCGTCCATGCCTTTGCCGTCGTCGACGATCACCAGGCTGACGAGACGGTCGCCGTCCCGCAGGAAATGAATGACGACGTTCTCGGCGCCGGCATCGATGGAGTTGTCCACCAAGTCGGCTATGGCCGCGTCGAACCCGTACCCCTGGCTGCTGAGCGCTTCCATGTAGCGCCCGTCAGGAGGCAGGCGCTTGCTGCCGGCCGTGGGGACCTCGAACTGCCACTCGCTGACCATGAACTGCCTTTTCGGTTGAACGCCCACTCACAGGGAACTTCCGGACGTCGTCATCATGCGTCGAGGCAACGACCGTAGTCGACCGTGTGAACCAAGACGCCTCGGTTGGGTAACGTCCTACGTGGGCTTAGCTCGCCGTCGTCCTGGAGTCTCAGAACCAGACTTCGGAGACCTCTCCCACTGGGCTGCGCTATCAGCATCACGTTGCGGAAGGCAGCCATATGCTGCTCTGGTTCGCCGGTACAAGAGCACGGACACCGGCGGCGCGCAGCCTTGGATGCTGCTCGGGCCGGCCGAGTACGTGGATCACACCGGAAGCAAGCCGATGGCGATCAAATGGGAGCTGAAGCACGAGATCCCGGCGGACATCTGGACGTACTCGGCGGTCGTAGCTGGGTGACGCGTCACGGCGACTCGCCCACGTCATCTGCCTAGCTGGACAGCCTGGGAGTAGACGAAGCCGAGCGACGTGAGCCCTTCGGACCGGCACAGGCGGTCTGAAGGGCCGCCCACCTCAGTCTGAAGGAGCTGGTACGTCGCCCCGCTGGACTGCCCCCAGTGCATCGCGGCTCGCCAGAGCAGGCGCCCAAGGCCCAAGCCGCGGTGAGTGGGCAGAACACCGAAGTATTGCGGCATGAGCTGCGCCGCCCCGATGGCGTCGGGTCGGATCTCCATGGGGCCGATGGCGCCAGCCACCCTGTCACCCACCACTGCGGTCAGGACAGGCCCGACCTTCCCCGCCCGCATCTGCTCGTAGAGGAACGCGAAGCCGTCAGCGGCCATCTCGCGGGCAAAGTCGGCGAAAGTGTCCCGCACTCCTCGCGGCCACTCGCCGAAGGGGTGCACCGGCCCCTCAAGCGCCGGGCAGGGGGCCGCCCGGAAGTCCTTGAGCTGCACGCGGGCGCCTCGCCCGGCGGGCACCTCCGGGCCGAGGAAGCGGACGACGCGCCCCTTCCTCGCGTCCTGGACGGCGCAGAGCTTCTGCGCCAACTCGGAGGCTGCAAGGGCGGTTTCGTCAGTCACGCCGTAGGCGTGGACCTTGACCGTTCCGCCACCCCGTCGGGACAGGGTGGGGATCAGCGTCATGCGGGGCCGATGAACAATGTCCTCGACGAGGACCGCCTCGTCTTTGCTATCGGACCAGCGGATGTCCTTGTCATACCGGAGGAAGAGCCGGTCGGTCGAGGCGGCGGTGAGAGTGTCGGCGAATACGTCCTCCGTGAGCACGGAGGGGTGTACGGGTCCGATAGTTGGCACGAACGGCACCGGCACCACTGGACGAAGCCAGTCCCAGCGGAATCGCATGTCCGCACCCTACCCGCGACGGGCACACGGAACGGGCCCCGGCGCGAAGTGCACCAGGGCCCGACCGAAACTGATCAGTGCAGGTCAGTGGGGGTTGTCGTCGCTCCCGTTGCACGAGCAGGCGACGCCTTCGAGCAGGTCATCGACATCGTCGACCGGCACGACGGTCGCGGTCTCGACGATCGCGGCCGGAAGCTCAGGACGGATGGCCGGCGGCTTGCGGCCGATGGTCACAGGTACGGGGCTCATACGCTCGCCTTCTTCTTCGATTCGGCGTGCTGGCAGTAGTTACCGAGTGGTGCCTTCGCCTCCTGGAACTGCTTCGCGAGCGGGCGGCACACCCGGCAGGTGCCGGACAGCGCACACCCCTCACAGCCCCCGGTGCGAAGCATGAGCTTGTCCGAGATGCCGGGCAAGCGGCGCAGGCCCTCGACGCCCTCGGACATGAGGTCGATCTGATCGTCGCGACCGACCTTGCAGATGCTGACCCGGCCGTGCGGGTCAGCATGGAAGAACGTGACCCCGGCATTGCAGCCGGCGAACGGCCTGCGCTCGCGCAGGTGCTCGGTGGACTGGGCAAGAAGGCTCTCGGGGCCGCCATAGATGGTGGGCGTCATGTTCGTGTAGGCGTGGTGCGGGATGCCCCACTCCTCGGCCAGCGCCGCCATGCGGTCGGCCTCGTGAGCCGTCTCGTTCGTGACGATCAGGTTCAGGCGGAGGGGGAGCCCGGCGGCGCGGCCCGCGTCGATACCGCGCTTGAACGACTTCCACGCTCCCCGGCGCCGCGTGAACTGGTCGAAGGTCTCCTCGGTGGCGCCGTACATGCTGACGACGAGCCGGTACGGCGGGCAGTCGCGGAACAGGGCCAAGATGTCGCGATGCCACAGCCGGGACGCGTTCGTGGAGACGGTGAGCATCATGCCTTGGCTGTAGGCGTACCGGTAGGCGCCGGGGAAGTCGCGGTCGATGGTCGGCTCGCCGCCCGTGATCTGGAGCCACAGGACGCCCGCGTCCCGCATGATGTCGAGGAGCTGAACCTTCTGCTCCCACGACAGGCCGTCGAACTCCTTCGCCGCGAGGTAGCAGTGCGGGCAGTCGAAGTTGCAGCCGAGGTTGATCTCCCAACTAGCCCTGCTGAAGCCGTAGTCCGACGCCGCGCGGATGATGGCGGCCCCGGCGAGCGGGCCAGTCGGCATCTCCAGGCCCCAACGCTCACGGACGGCGGCCCGCAGCCAGGCCGGCGCCGGCTCCTGTGTCTCGGCGGCCGTGGCGAGCGCGGCATAGTGGTCGGTCGGGATGCGAAGCGCAACCTGGCTACCCGGCCGAACGACGACATAGCCGTCGAGGAAGGGGCTAACCACGAGGCTGCGCCAGTGTTGCGCACGCTCGACGGAGGCCGCCAGACGCGCGGCAGTATCGGCTTCTTCGGGCTGTAAGTAGCCCATTGCTGCTCTCCCTTGAGATGCTTCGAGTTGTTGGCCCCGTCCCCGCCGCAACCTGCCGAGTGGCTGGGGGAACCTGACGCGCGAAGGGCAAGGACGGGGGGCTAGTGGCCATGACAGCGGACGTCAGCAGAGCCCCACGAACCGGCCGTATGCGACGCCCACCGCCGAGGCGGCGCGGATCACGGGGCCGGCAAGGCCCACTGACGCCACCCGAGAAGGCAGCAGTGCTGGGGCGTCGGATCGTCGAGGATGCAGGCCGCCAGCGTGGCCATCAGGGAGGGAAACACCAAGACGTAAACAAGCTGCTGTGTTCTGGGGCGTATGGGGCATCGAGCCCGCTCCTTCGGGCGTAGAGCCACAGGAACCGGCGGGTGAGGCTGGCCACGTCGCGCATGTAGATGAACGCACCGAAGGTGGGCGTGCTCGCGGTGGGGCGGTTCTGCATGTCGAGGAGCTTGTATGCCTCCCTGAACTCGGCCCGGACGCAGTCGTCTTCGTCGGCCCCAAGTTCTCCTGCGAGCAGGCCATTCAGATGGTCG comes from the Streptomyces sp. NBC_00820 genome and includes:
- a CDS encoding DUF6339 family protein, whose amino-acid sequence is MSRRAPFDVPEVLGLLPDSAVAKHLSRGMQAGQENPPQVVLRKASTSFSDNAARWRSAPVRELVEQAMTRFDDERSAADGWLAPRLHATLRMTRSEAGDRRLWNHIAMLVAPDYVVWRHKGAEIAQSSRFCGPHYTQCFSRLWWVAELFRDGPDYRPVQIACAVQDVLNTTLRLDVIDHRPTAQALVRVFDRLFSSGTPRPGDHVNALSSAVNAAGSTLVYDVLAPDASPLVEELHDWIAAAEEAAPVRWDRLPDGPDDGGVQAGAVDALVPLFDKLLAEAPLRRRGRVPDEEEDLTPTPTVPEQRQGVSLDKNLPPWMHQG
- a CDS encoding Z1 domain-containing protein; its protein translation is MTNSPNDEILLQLLNAALADMHTSRPKKLVRALEYQAESLSPEAEELASEDVLRAALERSHPTDPLVEVWRRKLTDWDFLPGPGWSDTTERTQERRDDVYGLLGLSEETRKLLDSLVPVSHVEAPVVISDEFVPWYTPQSLQGRPWYWPAYRSYLEGKGWVPEAVASVDVATDAVVERLADPTQSSAYQSKGLVVGYVQSGKTANFAGVIAKAVDAGYRLVIVLGGTLNMLRAQTQRRLDMELVGRENILRGAPEYESDYANDPAWIQGKFTSFGDLPSARGAFDIVRLTTRDDDYKSLLQGITALEFEKQEPALPLYDMRNLHRSSARLMVVKKHKTVLGKLVKDLKKIKTPLSEIPVLIIDDESDEASVNTSNLTKPDAERSAINLKISELLQLLPRAQYVGYTATPYANVFVDPSNAEDIFPKDFIVSLPRPDGYMGARDFHDLDSAVPEEERTVANSNELAHVRNITVHDENGDDDFCLQQAMDMFVLTAAMKLYREDRGGLGDRYFQHHTMLIHESVRTEVHRELLSKVTGMWWNAGYMGPTGHQRLRELFEKDLAPVSAVRADGHAVPPSYDELAPYVGPAVTRIGGDDNPIIVVNGDKDIETGEADFDKRSIWKILIGGQKLARGFTVEGLTVSYFRRRAGNASTLMQMGRWFGFREGYRDLVRLFLGRAETMGAKEIDLYAGFEAICLDEETFRTELKQYATMIDGKPQVTPDQVPPLVSQHLPWLKPTSPNKMYNARLVELRSPGEWQEPTAYPAKATDVRFNTNLWTPVLEALSPTPASLAYHFPAEGSREAVTHRFDAFIGRLGTTEFLDLIRDVRWGAPSQFEPHLAYLAEINEGGSPDVDDWLVIAPQHTKRGQRLALGAGNRSFAWFGRDRRRDPLFGAISEPKHRAVPLRIAGSLADSGDSGTENLVAPRRGVVIVYPVVESKHRGAIAEDGRLDPEKITMAFSFVAPSTARRADGRVVRFTTIDSAKEGQAIIDAR
- a CDS encoding DNA cytosine methyltransferase → MTSAPPDQPQRLPWHIVDLFAGPGGLDLGAEVLGIPSIGIEWDDDAVATRLAAGLRTVHGDVRFFGPDHPDFKDCTVLAGGPPCQTFSIAGSGSGRKAFDLVTGFIHRMHAWYTREKAGMNGETWEDIQRELDKLEDERTGLVLQPLRWIFEAMLRPRHEENEPRPFDVIVLEQVPSVIEVWHEYEKVLKAVGYQTSAKVYHTEQYGVPQTRRRAVLVARHTEIPKDFLAATHHQYRKGVRAGEVVSGGREPWVSMAGALRDVYACVEEATPRTMPFCVVSNYGSGGDPKARGRRESDQPSATITGKWKRNRIVGLDARETEMERLSNEEAGVFQTFPYRYPWRGNDQAQQIGNAVPPWFGVHVLSAALDHGIPQDARGELLRWRSRAGEQGVPADTDTDTDTQA
- a CDS encoding DNA cytosine methyltransferase, which produces MIGGNVVLAADRGDLAQPGRLTALEICAGAGGLALGLERAGFDPVLLLDNRPIACETLRANRPGWDVREVDLAAFDPAEDQQVYDVQLLSGGLPRVKSPATATRTRGDDAELAVLGAAVDLIYGVQPRAVLLENVPDLVRKDEYEPIRASVAEELGHLGYRFRWHVLNAKDFGVPQSREVGLLVAFKDDLIERFEWPKPHQGPPPTVGRTLLDSMGERGWPDAARWAAQADVIAPTIVGGSWDRGGADLGPTGAKRKWERIGVDGVTVADLVPGADFSWNPVAGRSGRVPLTVEQVALLQGFPAEWFIAGRKTARYRQVGNATPPPLAQAVGEAIASVLRSGDRR